Genomic DNA from Perognathus longimembris pacificus isolate PPM17 chromosome 6, ASM2315922v1, whole genome shotgun sequence:
TAGACTATGTATTgacccacccttcctctcaccATTCTTCTGGATTTCTCCCTGTAGCGCCCCTCCTTCCACAGACAAAATGTGTTTCCAGTGCCCGGCATTCGTTTTGTTGAACTGTTGTTTGGTCCTTTGGAGGATCAGCACCACTGGAATCCTTATGGTGCCACACTGTGACGGAACCAGATAATATTCCTTCGGATAATGTAATGGTTGTGTGAACAATCCCCGTAGCTATTACAAAATTTTAAGGGAATTTTATTTCCCTCTTGAATCTTCTTATTGACAATTGTTTGCCGTttccaatatatatacatacatacatacatatatatatatatatatatatattatatatatatgtttccccAAAAAtaacttcttcttttcctttaggaCCCAGCTTTTACTACTTTGTTAACAACTCAGACTCAGGTGCAAAGAGAAATCGTAAACACACACAATGACTTGAGGAGATCGGTCTCACCCCCAGCCAGCAACATGCTGAAGATGGTAAGAGCCAGGCCTGTGGATTGGCTGGGCTGGCAGTGGGCGGAGCAGGAACTTGGTGCTTCTGTCTctgaaatactattttatttgaaCACTTCTGTGGAGATAACTATATTTCCTTTAAAAGCAATGGTTCAATACTGTATTTGAGTTACATTATAGGTTATACTATATTTTATTACACAGGAAAGGTAGCATTAGGAGTCAATCTTTGGGCACCCATTGGGAAGCCATTACATTTTTTCATTCTGAGTTGGAAATCTAGATACTGTCCTCTTTTCTTCAGGATTAGTGTCAGTATTCGAGGAAAAACTACTTTCCAGGGCATACCTGTAAAAACTTGTGAACCTAGTAAAGTGTATACCCCCACATGAATGAAATAGGCTTTAGGTACAGTTGGAATAATCCAGAGCAGTTTAccatgaaaaaaaatgcaatatttCACATGTTCATCAATGTTTAGAGTGGCACTATTGCATAAACACTAGGTATGGCTTCATAAATAGTTAGAAATGTGATGTGTGACAGCTTAGATATGTTCCCTACAGCCTTCTCCTCATGTGGAAAACAGCACTAGTGCACGGCGCGAAAAACAACACCAgcaaaaaatgcattttattggtGTATGTTAGTTGTATAGAGTAAGAAGATTCAATATCACAttgtctagtgctttaccactttgagccacagcgccacttcaggtttccacacggttcattggagatataagagtctcacagactttcctgcctgtactggctctgaactgcaatcctccaatctcagcctgagtagccagaatcacaggcgtgagccaccagctccagcttCATGAtgatattttcacacatgtacacacgtgCTTAGACCGTAGTCACCCCCTACTGATCCTTGCACCCCCTCACCTGCTTCCGTTCCCTACCCCCACCCACCTTCCTAGTAGTCACCCTTTTGCAAAACTGCATTATAATAACTAAGAAAGTTAGAAAATAGTTCCAGAGACATTGTAAAACAGTGCTAATGAGCCTACCAGTCAGAGTACAGGTTTTATGTGGTCAAATCATAAAGTGTAATGTTTTTTCTTTCACATCTAGCAGTGGAGCTTAGAAGCAACTCGAAATGCACAGAAGTGggcaaatatatgtatttttaagcaCAGCAATGCAGAGGATCGAAAAACCAGTATGTAAATCagcaaatgtttgttgaatgattgAAATAATAGGCTTTGTTGAGTATTATGTGAAGAAAACCTCATACATCAAGGCTAATTATGCTTCTCTCTTGAAAGTCATTTGACCATTAGGTCTATATGCACACAGACAGCTAATCATGGTAAGAACAAGTTTATCTTTGTCATTTCCACTATGCAAATAACTTGGATGCAATTATTCATCTGTTCCTCTCTGCCAGCTCATGAACAAAGCCAGTCACACATGAtatgctttataatttttaaattagaaaccaAGATTTGGGTAATAAAAGTCATTTGCTCAAAAATATACAGCACTTGTGCTGTCTAGGGTTTCCATGTTTCTAACCCACCACTCATTCTTGATATGGCATAGCAGGTATTTCTAAATCAGTTTTGGTATTCACAAAACATACTGCATTAgctctgatcatatgaaataatatcttatcaaaatgaactaaaaataCTGAATTATGCTTCATATTTTGAGCTTGGATCTAAAAAATAACATCCTAAAATATCAAAAATGATCATAGCAAAAATGTATAGTATATACACATAATTCATTTGCACAGTAAATGCATAAAGACCCCATGTAATGCTGGaggaatactctaaaaatataaatgatcttttaaaaaatgatgggaTCAAGAACTTTGATGCATGCAAACAGGAGTGCATGGAAGGATAGCGTTTTTAAAGAATGGAGTCTCCTCCCCCTCCATGTGTAAAGCAGTTGCATCTTCTAAGCTCTTTCAGAACTGATAAAGAAGCAGGCATCAGTGTTACATATCGGGACAGTTAGCAGTTTGGGCGCCTCTCTGAAAGGCAGCACCTTCTCATGCGGGTTACCATTTCATTTCCCTCACCAATGACCCATTTTTTCCTAGGAACAACATGCGGTGAGAATCTCTTCTGGTCCTCTGGCTTGAGACCTTGGTCATATGTgatgcaaaactggttcaatgaaAGCAAACACTTTATCTATGGCTTGGGACCCAAGACTCCCAGTGCTGTCGTTGGGCATTATACTCAGGTAAGCGGCATGATTCCAAAATACCTTGGCTTAAATGGTGCTAATACAGGATGCCTCTCATGCCCACATGGCTCAACTTCAACCTGCAGGTTCGAGCTAAGCACAATGCATTGACATTTGACTAATCCTTCTTCCATAGTCTGATAAGCTCTTGGCAGAGACGCATACATGCACTATGTTTTACCTACACTACAAATGGGGAAAGCGGTGAATGGATCTGACAAACATagtgtttctctttcttcattatttacaTTTTGTTACGTTTATATTTGTATtgactaagtagttgtacagaggggtttctgtCCGCCATGTCAGTTTATGGGCACAAAGCATCtgaataaaaagtgaaatgtttTAAAAGCTTATGCCTTGTTCCATGATGTTAATGATCTGCAGAGCCCATGACTACAACTATGACAGGAATATCTTAATGACACATTTGTTTCTACTTGTATTTTTAATGCgtcctcccttgttttttttttttgttttgttttttttttatctattctcACTTTTAGTTCGTCTGGTACTCAACTTACCAAGTTGGATGTGGAGTAGCTTACTGTCCCAGTCAGAAAACTATGAAGTACTACTATGTCTGCCAGTATTGCCCTGCGTAAGTAATCATTGGATAATCCACCATTCCTCATCCAGTCTACAGTCAGATGTTTAAATGCGCCTCTGCAATGAAAACAGAATAGACAGGGGATAAAAGGGAGGATATTTTTGTAGGAAATTTATCTTAAGACGGACACACATTTTACTTCTCAGAGACTTGAATATAAAACCAGAAGTTCTCATTCCTCATCTAAAACAGCTTCACTGGAGCTAGGAACATatgctagtggtagagtgcttactttgcttgcatgaagccctgcgttcaattcctcagcaccacacatatagaaagagccagaagtggtgctgtggctcaagtgatagagtgctagccttgacaaaaaaaaaaagaaaaaaaaacccagggacaatgctcaggcccctagttcaagtgccaggactggcaaaggaaaatcATGTCACTTCTCTCAATCCCCTTTCCCTAAGACCAAGGGTGTTATGTGTATTTCTCTAGACCTCACACCGTATGTGTTTGCTAATTTCACACTGCTGTCTAAGCAAAGATCAGACTGAAAGGAAGGGGGGATACAGTGGCTTCACTTATGtcttctctctatctttctctctctctctacatatatatgtacatataaatacaaacatatatatatatatacaaacctacgtgtgtgtatatatatatatatatatatatctgattgTGTATGTATAAATAGTGCACACTAAGTCTTTCTTGGTAAGAAGGCTCAAAGGAAACCCCAACCTTCTCCTGAGGGCTTGATTTATAGCAAGAAGTATGTACTTATATCAAACAGTATCTTTAAAGTCACTAAAAAGTCCTCTGTACATATATAGTCACAATATGCctgctaattttcttttctcaatgtGGGAAATTTCTTACCACAGGAAGGAGgggttcccccaccccacccatcctGAGAGTTGGTAGTTAACCCAGATGCCTGAAGCTCCAGCGTGAGTGTgaccttcaaaaatattttttaagtaaagagaggagaaaggctcTGAGATGATGCATCTGAACATGAGCTGTGCTCTTGGAACGAGGTGTAGAAACCAAGCTTAGGAAATAAAACCTGGAATACCTGGAAGTAGCAGAGGAAAAGGAACTTTCCAGCCACTTCTTCATCCTTCTcataattgtttccaagtgatggcacttgcacacacacacacacacatacacacacacatgtgtgtgcacaaacaTCAGTGTCCTGTGCAGGGGACAGACATGCAATTGCACTGCCTGGGGCCTTCACTGCGCTTCGTGGTTCTGAGACTTAGACTCCCATACACAGTCTGCAAGTGGTACGTAGAGTTCATCAGTCAGATACAGGTTAAACTATATAACATGATCACAACTTTGACATTTGAGTTTCTTTTACCTTTGTTCTTTAGCATCAGTCCTGtgtttataaatattaaaaacaaaacccctcGATGTGCCACCTCAGAAAAAGCTCAAATGACTTTCTAAGCACATAGTCCTAACCACACACAGCTATCTATCCATGAAAAGAAAACTACCTGCTTGATGGACCTTTattttccacatgagagaaaccACGGCATTTTCTCATCTTTCCATCATAGCATGGGAAGAATGCTGAGTGATTTTCTTTATCGTAGCCATGAACACCCAGAACCCCCTCCTTTCTAAAGGAATAAGGGCTTTGCCCCTAGCAAGAACTATGGGTGCGGTGGCTTAGCGACTTGAACAACACCACTGGGTAATGAGAGCATTGCAATAATAAAGCAGACTCCAAAGACCCTCAGACACCAGTGACCTCTGTTCAGCCAGTGAAATCATGGTCAGAGACAGGTAAATGTGTGAAGCACTTTCTTAATTTGGATTGTTGCCTGACACATTGGGAAATCACTACTAAAAGCCATAAATACCTCTGTGTATTTGGTCAGTGCTGTCCTCCCAGGTAAACCAAACAGCAAAAcatttgtgttttatatttcaGTGGAAATTTGCTGAGTAAAAAGACTAAGCCATACCAAGAAGGAACACCTTGTGCCAGCTGCCCCAATAGCTGTGAAAATGGACTATGCAGTAAGTCTACCAATGAACTTAGCTTTGCAACTCCCCCCCCCACATTACCAATGAATGCTGCCTGCTAAGAAATTAATATGGCAAAGGTGGCATTTGAAAAATCGAAATGTATAATCCTAAACATGATGTTACCTCTCAAAAAATATTACTTTCTTTGTACCAATGAGTTCATTATGCTCATCTACTGTAGTGTAAGTAGAAACATAGTGTTTGCATTAACAATTGATCATTTGCTGTGGAATTTGATAGTAGTTTGTGCACATTGTAATGATAAGAGCCAATCTGTACATAGCTTTGGCTCATATTGTTGGAAAGGAGTGGACAAAACATCATCTAATAGGTAGCTCATATCTATCAACAGTCagcagtaaaagaagaaaagttaactATTGGAAGTAGACTCCAGTGACTTATGCCGACAGCCAAGCTGCTGAGCAaaagagaattgtggtttgaagccagcctgcatcCATGGCATCCACCATAAATTAATCAGCCAACACTGGGCTGGGCCAGccacaagcaagcaagctgagcaagagtgtgatTTCCTAAGAGTGTgatgtcctaagttcaagccccacttgcaaatgtgtgtgtgtgtgtgtgtgtgtgtgtgtgtgtgtgtgtgtgtgtattataggCTTTCTATGGTGGTGAGAATTTTATTGAAACTATTCTGAATGAGCAGGCCTGGCCTGCTCACTAGGACTGTGACCTTTCAAGGGCATTCCCCTTAGCTGCCATTCTTCCAGGCTCACTTGTGCAGCTGTGATTCACAATAGTGACATCAAGCAATATAGAAACCCGTGAAGGGGAAAAGGAGCACAGTGTTTGAGTCTTAGCAGGTTGAGAGCTCATGAAAGGAGGCTCCCGGGTGACATGGTTGAGCTGCTGGGTCCCTTCCCTCAGGTATCacgtgtgtgggggtggggagtacaGGAAGTTCATACCCAAGGCTAACCAACCTTTCAGATGGCAACAGGATGGGGGCAGTGTGAAGTTTATTGCGTTTGAGGTGTATGAGGTCCACCCAGACAGAGTCTAGAGAAAAGAAGCGTCTTAATACATCTGCCACTTTACATCCATCCAGAAAGATAACTTTCTTCAGAAGGAAAGCATTGAGACAAAGTTATCCTATCCGGTAATAAGGGGTGAGAGAAATAATTGACCGCTACCTGCTCCAAACAGGGCTAGTAAGATGAAGACAAGTTTAATTTAATGaaatgtttaatataattttgtgtGCACTAGTATTGAGGCTCGAACTCAGTGCTTAGACACTCTCCTTTAGCTATTGAGCTCCAAGTTGGCAccgtgccacttgagccacagctccacttctgacatttttctggttaatgggaactgagaatctcacagacattcctgcctggggtgCTTTGTGttttgatcctccaatctcagcctcctacgtagctagggtTCTTGACGTGACCCACAAGCACCCACCCAAGTTACTGTAGCATTTCACGTGGCTCCCTGTGACTAGTGACTGTACCTGTCAGACTCTGTGGGTGTGGAGGTGTGCCTACCTTCTTTTCACTCTGCTTGCTGAGGGATGAAACTTGGTTGATTCATTTCAAAACTTGATCGctggatttaaatttttaaaaatgtgttgggTTAGACTGTGACATGACCCACGCCCCCTGCCAGGGCCCTCCTGTCATTACAAGGGCCCCTCAGCCTGGAGCGACCCTGTTAGCCCACTGTTACCTTCTCCCCTCTGTGTTGAATACATAGCTGGCTTTGTTACTACAATGGCCATATGGTAACTAAGGCTGTTTTCATTGCAGCCAATGGTTGTGAGTATAAAGATAGCCTGAGCAACTGCGAATCCCTGAAGAAATTTGGCTGTGACCTCGAACCGCTGTTAGAGAAGTGCAAGGCCACCTGCCTGTGCCCAGACAAAATCCACTAACCTACCCAGCCTGCCCCTTTCCGGTCTCCATGGAAACAAGGGCGGCATCCTGCAGCCCAGGCCTACCAGGGGAAAGCTTAGGGATGCTAAGCACAAATCTGGGAA
This window encodes:
- the LOC125352498 gene encoding cysteine-rich secretory protein 2-like, yielding MAALSMLMFVITMLLPALPTQAKDPAFTTLLTTQTQVQREIVNTHNDLRRSVSPPASNMLKMQWSLEATRNAQKWANICIFKHSNAEDRKTRTTCGENLFWSSGLRPWSYVMQNWFNESKHFIYGLGPKTPSAVVGHYTQFVWYSTYQVGCGVAYCPSQKTMKYYYVCQYCPAGNLLSKKTKPYQEGTPCASCPNSCENGLCTNGCEYKDSLSNCESLKKFGCDLEPLLEKCKATCLCPDKIH